One genomic window of Manihot esculenta cultivar AM560-2 chromosome 16, M.esculenta_v8, whole genome shotgun sequence includes the following:
- the LOC110603140 gene encoding cytochrome P450 714A1, whose translation MELSHLLLRILPSLSLVGLVSFILYLFKTVFLSSYSAKKKLRMQGISGPSPSFINGNLPEMQQIQSKAEKDLVFPTHDQIVAQDYTSIVFPYFDHWRKVYGPIYTYSTGFKQHLYVTDPEVVKEMNQCNTLDLGKPPYVTKRFAPMFGNGIMRSNGHFWALQRKIVAPEFFMAKVKSMVGLMVESTQPLLREWEQRIEAQGGFQAEITVDDDLKGLSANVIARTCFGSSYFKGNQIFSKLRTLHKALTHQGTLFGFTYFRKNNKEIRSLEREIESLIWETVQDRQKQSSIEKDLMQLILEEAVNDTNSGKLSPRNFIVDNCKGLYFAGHDTTAISASWVLMLLALHPEWQARIRAEVAQFCNDGSVDANSVSNFKTVTMVIQEALRLFPPAGFVVRETLEEVRIGNITIPKGVCTWTLISTLHRDPTIWGPDANKFRPERFADGISKACKFSQAYIPFGLGTRLCVGRNFAMMELKIVISFIVSKFKFSLSPNYVHSPVFRMLVEPNNGVQLIIQKV comes from the exons atggagCTCTCTCATCTTCTGCTCAGAATCTTGCCTTCTCTTTCTCTGGTTGGACTTGTTTCCTTCATTCTTTATCTCTTCAAGACTGTGTTTCTGAGTTCATACTCAGCGAAGAAGAAGCTGCGCATGCAAGGTATTAGTGGCCCTTCTCCTTCTTTTATTAATGGGAATCTCCCTGAAATGCAGCAAATTCAATCCAAAGCCGAGAAAGATCTTGTTTTTCCAACTCATGATCAGATTGTAGCTCAAGATTACACTTCCATTGTCTTCCCTTACTTTGATCATTGGAGAAAAGTTTATG GTCCGATTTACACGTACTCAACTGGGTTCAAGCAACATTTGTACGTTACAGATCCTGAGGTTGTAAAAGAAATGAACCAGTGTAATACTCTGGACTTAGGCAAGCCTCCATATGTGACTAAAAGATTTGCTCCGATGTTCGGTAATGGCATCATGAGATCCAACGGTCATTTTTGGGCCTTGCAAAGGAAAATTGTAGCTCCGGAGTTTTTCATGGCTAAGGTCAAG AGCATGGTGGGGCTGATGGTGGAATCGACACAACCGTTGCTGAGAGAATGGGAGCAGCGGATTGAAGCTCAAGGTGGTTTCCAAGCAGAAATCACAGTTGATGATGATTTGAAAGGGCTTTCTGCTAATGTAATTGCAAGAACTTGTTTTGGGAGTTCTTATTTCAAAGGCAATCAGATTTTTTCCAAGCTTAGAACTCTCCATAAAGCTCTTACCCATCAAGGTACCCTTTTTGGGTTCACATATTTTCG caaaaataataaagaaatcagAAGCTTGGAAAGAGAGATAGAGTCATTGATCTGGGAAACAGTTCAAGATCGCCAAAAGCAGAGCTCAATTGAGAAGGACCTGATGCAGCTAATACTTGAAGAAGCTGTCAACGATACAAATTCAGGGAAGCTTTCACCGAGGAATTTTATTGTTGATAATTGCAAAGGCTTATATTTTGCAGGACATGACACAACTGCTATCTCTGCTTCTTGGGTTCTGATGCTTCTTGCTTTACACCCGGAGTGGCAAGCCAGAATCCGAGCAGAGGTGGCTCAGTTTTGCAACGATGGTTCAGTAGATGCAAATTCAGTTTCCAACTTCAAGACG GTGACCATGGTGATTCAAGAGGCTCTGAGGCTATTCCCACCAGCAGGATTTGTGGTGAGAGAGACACTTGAAGAAGTCCGAATTGGGAACATTACAATTCCAAAGGGAGTGTGCACTTGGACTTTGATTTCAACCTTACACAGGGATCCCACCATTTGGGGACCAGATGCTAACAAGTTCAGGCCTGAAAGGTTTGCAGATGGGATCTCTAAAGCTTGCAAATTCTCCCAAGCTTATATCCCATTTGGCCTGGGGACTCGCCTGTGCGTCGGCCGAAACTTCGCCATGATGGAACTCAAAATTGTCATCTCCTTCATTGTCTCCAAGTTTAAGTTCTCGTTGTCTCCTAACTATGTGCATTCTCCTGTGTTTAGAATGCTCGTGGAACCTAACAATGGCGTACAACTTATAATCCAAAAGGTTTAG
- the LOC110603277 gene encoding uncharacterized protein LOC110603277 isoform X1, whose protein sequence is MDSSSSSSSSSSHQTHIPLPSDSDPGAKPLDHEAQSSLVPIHLVTEASQLPAEFLNPSPERQLIIGFDCEGVDLCRHGTLCIMQLAFPDAIFLVDAIQGGDMLMKACKPALESSYITKVIHDCKRDSEALYFQFGIKLHNVFDTQIAYSLIEEQEGRTRLPDDYISFVGLLADSRYCGISYLEKEEVRVLLRQDPNFWTYRPLSELMIRAAADDVRFLLYIYHKMVKKLNQRSLWCLAVRSALYCRCFCINDNDFADWPSLLPIPDNLIRGCNDPEEEVLSVLDVPPGKMGRVIGRRGANILSIKESCNNFHWGFKGSTRQGIHNWTSETGEESGGNLEREDAGNLLGKTSFVLQFPCIEIAA, encoded by the exons ATGGACTCCTcgtcgtcttcttcttcttcttcttctcatcaGACACACATTCCTCTTCCCTCAGACTCAGACCCTG GTGCTAAACCCTTAGACCATGAAGCCCAATCATCACTGGTTCCTATTCATCTTGTTACTGAGGCTTCTCAACTGCCAGCTGAATTCCTTAACCCTTCACCTGAGAGGCAATTGATTATTGGTTTTGATTGTGAGGGTGTTGATCTATGTCGGCATGGAACACTTTGCATTATGCAG CTTGCATTTCCAGATGCTATATTTTTGGTTGATGCCATTCAGGGTGGAGATATGCTTATGAAAGCTTGTAAGCCTGCTCTTGAATCTAGTTACATCACAAAAGTCATTCATGATTGCAAGCGAGATAGTGAG GCATTGTACTTTCAATTTGGCATCAAGTTGCACAATGTCTTTGATACCCAA ATTGCTTATTCTCTGATAGAGGAGCAAGAAGGAAGGACTAGATTGCCAGATGACTACATATCTTTTGTTGGCCTCCTTGCAGATTCACGCTATTGTG GCATATCATatttggagaaagaagaggTTCGCGTGCTCCTTAGACAG GACCCTAATTTCTGGACATACAGACCATTATCTGAATTGATGATCCGTGCGGCTGCAGATGATGTTCGATTTCTTCTTTACATCTATCATAAGATGGTGAAGAAACTAAACCAAAGATCATTATGGTGTCTAGCAGTTCGTAGTGCTCTGTATTGTCGATGTTTCTGCATCAATGATAATGATTTTGCTGATTGGCCATCCCTACTACCCATTCCAG ATAACCTTATAAGAGGGTGTAATGATCCTGAGGAGGAAGTCCTATCAGTTCTTGATGTCCCCCCTGGAAAGATGGGACGTGTTATTGGAAGACGAGGGGCCAACATTTTGTCAATAAAGGAATCCTGCAA CAATTTTCATTGGGGGTTCAAAGGGTCCACCCGACAAG GTATTCATAATTGGACCAGTGAAACAGGTGAGGAAAGCGGAGGCAATCTTGAGAGGGAAGATGCTGGAAATCTTTTAGGGAAAACCTCATTTGTCTTGCAATTCCCATGCATAGAAATTGCGGCTTAA
- the LOC110603277 gene encoding uncharacterized protein LOC110603277 isoform X2 produces MDSSSSSSSSSSHQTHIPLPSDSDPGAKPLDHEAQSSLVPIHLVTEASQLPAEFLNPSPERQLIIGFDCEGVDLCRHGTLCIMQLAFPDAIFLVDAIQGGDMLMKACKPALESSYITKVIHDCKRDSEALYFQFGIKLHNVFDTQIAYSLIEEQEGRTRLPDDYISFVGLLADSRYCGISYLEKEEVRVLLRQDPNFWTYRPLSELMIRAAADDVRFLLYIYHKMVKKLNQRSLWCLAVRSALYCRCFCINDNDFADWPSLLPIPDNLIRGCNDPEEEVLSVLDVPPGKMGRVIGRRGANILSIKESCNAAIFIGGSKGPPDKVFIIGPVKQVRKAEAILRGKMLEIF; encoded by the exons ATGGACTCCTcgtcgtcttcttcttcttcttcttctcatcaGACACACATTCCTCTTCCCTCAGACTCAGACCCTG GTGCTAAACCCTTAGACCATGAAGCCCAATCATCACTGGTTCCTATTCATCTTGTTACTGAGGCTTCTCAACTGCCAGCTGAATTCCTTAACCCTTCACCTGAGAGGCAATTGATTATTGGTTTTGATTGTGAGGGTGTTGATCTATGTCGGCATGGAACACTTTGCATTATGCAG CTTGCATTTCCAGATGCTATATTTTTGGTTGATGCCATTCAGGGTGGAGATATGCTTATGAAAGCTTGTAAGCCTGCTCTTGAATCTAGTTACATCACAAAAGTCATTCATGATTGCAAGCGAGATAGTGAG GCATTGTACTTTCAATTTGGCATCAAGTTGCACAATGTCTTTGATACCCAA ATTGCTTATTCTCTGATAGAGGAGCAAGAAGGAAGGACTAGATTGCCAGATGACTACATATCTTTTGTTGGCCTCCTTGCAGATTCACGCTATTGTG GCATATCATatttggagaaagaagaggTTCGCGTGCTCCTTAGACAG GACCCTAATTTCTGGACATACAGACCATTATCTGAATTGATGATCCGTGCGGCTGCAGATGATGTTCGATTTCTTCTTTACATCTATCATAAGATGGTGAAGAAACTAAACCAAAGATCATTATGGTGTCTAGCAGTTCGTAGTGCTCTGTATTGTCGATGTTTCTGCATCAATGATAATGATTTTGCTGATTGGCCATCCCTACTACCCATTCCAG ATAACCTTATAAGAGGGTGTAATGATCCTGAGGAGGAAGTCCTATCAGTTCTTGATGTCCCCCCTGGAAAGATGGGACGTGTTATTGGAAGACGAGGGGCCAACATTTTGTCAATAAAGGAATCCTGCAA TGCAGCAATTTTCATTGGGGGTTCAAAGGGTCCACCCGACAAG GTATTCATAATTGGACCAGTGAAACAGGTGAGGAAAGCGGAGGCAATCTTGAGAGGGAAGATGCTGGAAATCTTTTAG
- the LOC110603399 gene encoding protein EARLY FLOWERING 3 has translation MKRGKDDEKKIGPMFPRLHVNDTDKRGPRAPPRNKMALYEQLSIPSQRFNSGVLPLNPSNASNLFPAGSSSQGNGFERNLPVPVRASPTPSHLDGKLHSCQHDGGNSNASSAQLEQRKKVGDEDDFTVPVFVHSGMDQCLHKNRNGIDREMLSPFSQNYSGSRKIQNAGNTCKINNSFRDPNLRQDVKNDSEENLEVCVSSRDNSARPSMNLPTRERITRPGDASLDQQNQGHLRANFNKLSESDACLLQNGSTHSEDVPELTTEMEKGNIPRSRSDSHSKEVLNSPNEPEIDSESCGDKTCRSLQLGNGDKSDGVSETSMVDSISALDISPDDIVGIIGQKRFWKARRAIVNQQRLFAWQVFELHRLMKVQQLIAASPNLLLQDIAYLGKHSSKVSPAKKLPSEYVVAPAVHVAKRKGDSEKPNHKMECSAENAVGKTSLSSVKSGSQTSNYGSCTGNPLPVPVSTDPKVGPWCFHHSLGHQWLIPVMSPSEGLVYKPYTAPGFTDSACGGCAPLGPTPLNGSFMNPAYGISASHHHHQGTGVLPFVPPGVHGYFPPYGMPVVNPGISCSAVEQMNFFAGSGVYAQTGQLPGGGANLNLRHQSSCNVPTQKSTPQDTKFQACKDMELQGSTASSPSEKTQGVRTAQAAEGRNAVPPFPVAPAGPQGVSVPQVSDQPRRVIKVVPHNPRSATESAARIFQSIQEERKQHDST, from the exons ATGAAGAGAGGGAAAgatgatgaaaagaaaatagGGCCTATGTTCCCTAGGCTTCATGTGAATGATACAGATAAAAGAGGGCCAAGAGCACCTCCAAGGAACAAGATGGCCCTTTACGAGCAGCTCAGTATTCCTTCTCAGAGGTTCAACTCTGGTGTTTTGCCTCTCAACCCCAGTAATGCTAGCAACTTGTTTCCTGCTGGATCCTCAAGTCAG GGGAATGGCTTTGAAAGAAATTTGCCTGTCCCAGTTCGTGCCTCGCCTACACCCTCTCATCTGGATGGGAAGCTCCATTCTTGCCAGCATGATGGAGGAAACTCAAATGCTTCATCAGCCCAACTTGAGCAGAGGAAGAAGGTAGGAGATGAAGATGATTTCACAGTACCTGTATTTGTTCACTCTGGGATGGACCAATGTCTTCATAAAAATCGGAATGGCATTGATAGGGAAATGCTCTCTCCCTTTAGCCAAAATTACTCAGGTTCAAGAAAAATACAAAATGCGGGCAATACTTGCAAAATTAATAATAGCTTCAGAGACCCCAATTTGAGACAGGATGTAAAAAATGACAGTGAGGAGAACCTGGAGGTCTGTGTATCGAGTAGGGATAATTCAGCAAGGCCTTCAATGAATTTACCAACTAGGGAGAGGATAACTAGGCCTGGGGATGCATCTTTAGATCAACAAAATCAAGGGCACCTTAGAGCCAATTTTAACAAATTGTCTGAAAGTGATGCTTGTTTGCTACAAAATGGCAGCACACACAGTGAAGATGTTCCTGAGCTAACAACAGAAATGGAGAAAGGTAATATTCCCCGGTCTAGAAGCGACTCTCATTCAAAGGAGGTTCTTAATAGTCCCAATGAACCTGAAATTGATAGTGAATCTTGTGGAGACAAGACATGTAGGTCACTGCAATTGGGAAATGGAGATAAAAGTGATGGTGTTTCTGAGACCTCGATGGTGGACTCCATATCAGCATTGGATATTTCTCCTGACGATATTGTTGGAATAATTGGTCAGAAACGCTTCTGGAAAGCAAGAAGGGCAATTGTCAA TCAACAAAGATTGTTTGCTTGGCAAGTGTTTGAGTTGCATAGACTGATGAAG GTTCAACAACTGATTGCTGCATCTCCAAATCTTTTACTGCAAGACATTGCTTATCTGGGAAAACATTCTTCAAAGGTCTCTCCTGCAAAGAAACTTCCGTCGGAGTATGTGGTAGCACCTGCAGTGCATGTTGCAAAGCGCAAAGGAGATTCTGAGAAACCAAACCATAAGATGGAATGTTCTGCCGAGAATGCAGTCGGGAAGACATCACTTTCTTCTGTGAAAAGTGGTAGTCAGACCTCTAATTATGGGTCTTGTACTGGGAACCCACTACCCGTTCCTGTGTCTACCGATCCAAAAGTGGGTCCTTGGTGTTTCCATCATTCGCTTGGGCATCAGTGGTTAATTCCGGTAATGTCCCCTTCAGAAGGACTTGTATACAAGCCATACACTGCACCTGGATTCACGGATTCAGCCTGTGGAGGATGTGCGCCTTTAGGGCCAACTCCTCTGAATGGTAGCTTTATGAATCCAGCCTATGGGATATCAGCTTCGCATCATCACCATCAAGGAACTGGGGTcctaccatttgttcctccaGGTGTTCATGGTTACTTCCCTCCATATGGCATGCCTGTCGTAAATCCAGGAATCTCATGTTCAGCAGTGGAACAAATGAACTTCTTTGCAGGATCTGGTGTGTATGCTCAAACTGGTCAGTTACCAGGAGGAGGAGCAAACCTTAATCTGCGACATCAAAGCTCGTGTAACGTGCCAACACAGAAGAGCACTCCACAAGATACGAAGTTCCAGGCATGTAAAGACATGGAGCTACAGGGAAGCACTGCAAGTAGTCCCAGTGAGAAGACGCAAGGAGTTCGAACTGCTCAAGCTGCTGAAGGAAGAAATGCAGTTCCACCGTTCCCAGTAGCTCCTGCTGGTCCGCAAGGAGTGTCTGTGCCTCAAGTGAGTGATCAGCCAAGAAGGGTGATCAAGGTAGTGCCTCACAACCCTAGATCTGCTACTGAATCAGCAGCTCGAATTTTCCAATCTATACAAGAAGAAAGAAAACAGCATGACTCTACTTAG
- the LOC110603279 gene encoding uncharacterized protein LOC110603279 has translation MTGRDTGSSPSCAGCPDAVHQAGCIFTDNQFLALAIRSPLNDFSEFGLVISDCKDAMRSHVSVLSTRVHCEAGGEKTEEEINMKLKLFNKPAVKTIKSEDGDIIDCVDIYKQPAFDHPALKNHTLQMRPSSDVLTETSTTAKNKTYEVVQAFQTWQKSGTCPNGTIPIRRIHREDLLRAASLDQFGRKYPNSRNQTATQDPNAHLGKKAVSVVSLPNRSSAVLFAYAYNFIGASGDINVWNPHVQAQGEYTTAQIWAKAGPGDTFESVEAGWVVHPALFGDTRTRLFAYWTVDGYRNTGCFDLTCTGFVQTSSEIALGLAIEPISSFQYQTVINVYMFLDVTTGSWWLHVNNKPVGYWPGKLFSFLTYSAIAVEWGGDVYSQNVRKTPHTMTAMGSGYAAEELFGLACFINNVRIVDFSKSPKYPNPVNVFADEYRCYSAINYIEGNGVEPVFFFGGPGQTYTCP, from the exons ATGACTGGACGCGACACTGGATCGTCACCTTCCTGCGCCGGCTGTCCCGACGCCGTTCACCAG GCTGGTTGTATTTTTACGGATAACCAATTCTTAGCCTTGGCTATTCGCTCTCCTCTGAATGACTTTTCGGAGTTTGGATTAGTTATTTCTGATTGTAAGGATGCTATGCGGTCTCATG TGAGTGTTTTGAGCACTAGAGTCCATTGTGAAGCTGGAGGTGAAAAAACTGaggaagaaatcaatatgaagtTGAAGCTTTTCAACAAGCCAGCAGTCAAGACCATTAAG AGTGAAGATggagatatcattgattgtgtTGATATATATAAGCAGCCTGCTTTTGATCATCCTGCATTAAAAAATCATACCCTTCAG ATGAGACCCAGTTCTGATGTTCTTACAGAAACTTCAACAActgcaaaaaataaaacttatgaaGTAGTACAGGCGTTTCAAACTTGGCAAAAAAGTGGAACTTGTCCAAATGGAACAATTCCCATCCGCAGAATTCATAGGGAAGATTTACTGAGAGCTGCTTCTCTTGATCAGTTTGGAAGAAAGTATCCTAATTCAAGAAATCAAACAGCCACCCAAGATCCCAATGCTCACTTAGGCAAGAAAGCAGTCTCAGTTGTTTCTCTGCCGAATCGTTCT TCTGCCGTCCTTTTCGCTTATGCATACAATTTTATTGGGGCCAGTGGAGATATCAATGTTTGGAACCCACATGTACAAGCTCAGGGAGAATACACTACTGCTCAGATCTGGGCCAAGGCTGGCCCTGGAGACACTTTTGAAAGCGTAGAAGCAGGATGGGTG GTACACCCAGCATTATTTGGTGATACGAGGACCCGACTTTTCGCATACTGGACT GTTGATGGTTATAGAAACACAGGTTGCTTTGATCTCACCTGCACTGGTTTCGTGCAAACGAGCTCGGAGATAGCTCTTGGTTTAGCCATTGAACCCATCTCTTCATTTCAGTACCAGACTGTCATCAATGTTTACATGTTCTTG GATGTAACGACAGGCAGCTGGTGGCTGCATGTAAACAATAAACCAGTAGGATACTGGCCTGGAAAGCTGTTTTCATTCCTGACCTACAGTGCCATAGCAGTTGAATGGGGAGGTGACGTTTACAGTCAAAATGTGAGGAAAACTCCACACACGATGACAGCCATGGGAAGTGGATATGCTGCAGAGGAATTATTTGGGTTGGCTTGTTTCATTAACAATGTTCGGATTGTGGATTTTTCAAAGTCTCCTAAGTACCCAAATCCTGTAAATGTGTTCGCTGATGAGTATAGATGCTACTCTGCCATTAATTACATAGAAGGAAATGGAGTTGAACCTGTGTTTTTCTTTGGAGGTCCTGGTCAAACCTATACTTGTCCATGA